The Nitratidesulfovibrio sp. SRB-5 genome includes a window with the following:
- the acs gene encoding acetate--CoA ligase: protein MSQNKSDKIESMMDEKRLFAPPAAPSGERRRPHVNGMDEYLAHRERADKDPEGFWGDRARQLLDWFTPWDKVMDADMNEPRIEWFKGATLNVAYNCLDRHLVNGRRNKAAIIWQGEPEDDVRVLTYQMLYDEVCRFASVLQGLGVQKGDRVALYMPMIPELAVAMLACARIGAVHSIVFAGFSAVSLQNRIQDCEAKVVVTADAVLRAGRSIPLKVNVDEALKDCPSVERVVVVDRAHSNCAMREGRDMWWHEAMADRTLDTSCPCAKMDSEDMLFILYTSGSTGKPKGVVHTTGGYLAYAAHTTQWVFDLHDDDVYWCTADIGWITGHSYIVYGPLALGGTTLMFEGVPSWPGPDRFWHIVEKFRVNIFYTAPTVIRALMREGAHWTQKHDLSSLRVLGSVGEPINPEAWMWYHEHIGHSRLPIVDTWWQTETGGIMISALPYATTLKPGSATMPLPGIDAAVVKADGTPCGPNEGGHLVVRKPWPGMLRGVFGSPERYKSTYFERFPGMYESGDGARTDEDGYTWVMGRLDDVINVSGHRMGTAEVESALVSHPAVAEAAVVGMPHAIKGEAIYAYVTLSAGTEETEELRAALRTWVRKEIGPIATPEVIQFAEGLPKTRSGKIMRRILRKIASGAGSDFGDTSTLADPGVVQDLIEGRVQLTGH, encoded by the coding sequence ATGAGCCAGAACAAGTCCGACAAGATCGAAAGCATGATGGACGAAAAGCGCCTTTTCGCTCCGCCCGCCGCGCCTTCCGGTGAACGCCGCCGCCCGCACGTGAACGGCATGGACGAGTACCTCGCCCACCGCGAACGCGCCGACAAGGATCCCGAAGGCTTCTGGGGCGACCGGGCAAGGCAGCTGCTGGACTGGTTCACCCCGTGGGACAAGGTGATGGACGCGGACATGAACGAGCCGCGCATCGAATGGTTCAAGGGCGCCACGCTGAACGTGGCGTACAACTGCCTGGACCGCCACCTGGTCAATGGCCGCCGCAACAAGGCCGCCATCATCTGGCAGGGCGAGCCGGAAGACGACGTGCGCGTGCTGACCTACCAGATGCTCTACGACGAGGTGTGCCGTTTCGCCTCCGTGTTGCAGGGCCTGGGCGTGCAGAAGGGCGACCGCGTTGCGCTGTACATGCCCATGATTCCCGAACTGGCCGTGGCCATGCTGGCCTGCGCGCGCATCGGGGCGGTGCATTCCATAGTTTTTGCCGGGTTCTCGGCGGTCAGCCTGCAGAACCGCATCCAGGACTGCGAGGCCAAGGTGGTGGTCACGGCGGACGCCGTGCTGCGCGCCGGGCGGTCCATCCCGCTCAAGGTCAACGTGGACGAGGCGCTGAAGGACTGCCCCAGCGTGGAACGGGTGGTGGTGGTCGACCGCGCGCACAGCAACTGCGCCATGCGCGAAGGCCGCGACATGTGGTGGCACGAGGCCATGGCCGACCGCACGCTGGATACGTCGTGCCCGTGCGCCAAGATGGATAGCGAGGACATGCTGTTCATCCTGTACACCAGCGGCTCCACCGGCAAGCCCAAGGGCGTGGTCCACACCACCGGCGGCTACCTTGCCTACGCGGCCCACACCACCCAGTGGGTGTTCGACCTGCATGACGACGACGTGTACTGGTGCACCGCCGACATCGGCTGGATCACCGGGCACAGCTACATTGTGTACGGCCCGCTGGCCCTTGGCGGCACCACGCTGATGTTCGAGGGCGTGCCCTCGTGGCCGGGGCCGGACCGGTTCTGGCACATCGTGGAAAAGTTCCGGGTCAACATCTTCTACACCGCGCCCACGGTCATCCGCGCTCTGATGCGCGAAGGCGCGCACTGGACGCAGAAGCACGACCTGTCGTCGCTGCGCGTGCTGGGTTCGGTGGGCGAACCCATCAACCCCGAAGCGTGGATGTGGTACCACGAGCACATCGGCCACAGCCGTCTGCCCATCGTGGACACCTGGTGGCAGACCGAGACCGGTGGCATCATGATTTCCGCGCTGCCGTACGCCACCACGCTGAAGCCCGGTTCCGCCACCATGCCGCTGCCCGGCATCGACGCGGCGGTGGTGAAGGCCGACGGCACCCCCTGCGGCCCCAACGAGGGCGGCCACCTGGTGGTGCGCAAGCCGTGGCCCGGCATGCTGCGCGGGGTGTTCGGATCGCCCGAGCGGTACAAGTCCACCTACTTCGAACGCTTCCCCGGCATGTACGAATCGGGCGACGGCGCCCGCACCGACGAGGACGGCTACACCTGGGTCATGGGGCGGCTGGACGACGTGATCAACGTCTCCGGGCACCGCATGGGCACGGCGGAAGTGGAGTCGGCCCTGGTGTCGCACCCCGCGGTGGCCGAGGCCGCCGTGGTGGGCATGCCCCACGCCATCAAGGGCGAGGCCATCTACGCCTACGTCACCCTGTCGGCGGGCACCGAGGAAACCGAGGAACTGCGTGCGGCCCTGCGCACATGGGTGCGCAAGGAAATCGGCCCCATCGCCACGCCGGAGGTCATCCAGTTTGCCGAGGGGCTGCCCAAGACCCGCAGCGGCAAGATCATGCGGCGCATCCTGCGCAAGATCGCCTCCGGCGCGGGTTCCGACTTCGGCGACACCTCCACCCTGGCCGATCCGGGGGTGGTGCAGGATCTCATCGAAGGCCGTGTCCAATTGACCGGACATTAA
- a CDS encoding DUF3313 domain-containing protein: MLTGCACRQPSAEAGAKAAQVSPAESPLLLEHPATGGMLYSREPELLRRYTKFQVEHVVLREERPETFRGASLDEKAAMVFMTHDIFVDALRRGGWEVTDTPGPGVARLRLMIFGMQATEVVPSDAAYDTPFGRIDLSRLDDSGRAALMGNITIGGELTDAETGARLLSYVERCSVTGLDPLRAFGRWDAARSGVEASAASLVRGWNRLHGR, encoded by the coding sequence ATGCTGACGGGATGCGCATGCAGGCAGCCGTCCGCCGAGGCCGGGGCGAAGGCCGCGCAGGTTTCCCCCGCAGAATCCCCCCTGCTGCTGGAGCACCCCGCCACCGGCGGCATGCTGTACTCCCGCGAGCCGGAACTGTTGCGCCGCTACACGAAGTTTCAGGTGGAGCACGTGGTGCTGCGCGAGGAACGGCCCGAGACGTTCCGGGGCGCATCCCTGGACGAAAAGGCGGCCATGGTCTTCATGACGCATGATATTTTCGTGGATGCGCTGCGGCGCGGCGGGTGGGAGGTGACCGACACGCCCGGCCCCGGCGTGGCCCGGCTGCGGCTGATGATCTTCGGCATGCAGGCCACCGAGGTGGTGCCCAGCGATGCCGCCTACGACACCCCCTTCGGGCGTATCGACCTTTCGCGGCTGGACGATTCGGGCCGGGCGGCGCTGATGGGCAACATCACCATCGGCGGCGAACTGACCGACGCGGAAACCGGGGCGCGGCTGCTGAGCTATGTGGAGCGCTGCTCCGTCACCGGGCTGGACCCGTTGCGGGCCTTTGGCCGCTGGGACGCCGCGCGCAGCGGGGTGGAGGCCAGCGCCGCGTCGCTGGTGCGCGGGTGGAACCGCCTGCACGGAAGATAG
- a CDS encoding sensor histidine kinase, giving the protein MMRALLVDDETAFAELLAERLRARGIAVRTAYDAESALALLDAGEEFDVAVLDVCLPGASGIDLLRRMKARLPLVEALMLTGSSDVRSAVEGMRHGAFNYLLKPADIDDLVRELRAAHERKLRQEENARMIEAGKLASIGRLAEGVAHEINNPVNIMTNAAGWIEDLLDEPDLASSPHAAEMRRSVVKIKAQSRRVREITRKLLFFGKGLDPRPGPVRMADLLGEALRLLADRAADLGVAVRLDVPPDTPLLVAPPVELRQVFVHVAENALDAVEYAQPPLAQRELAVTVRVEFPLSASSAPPESAASASPSSGPSPSSPPSGGEMCIAFHDTGHGIASEVLPHVFEPFFSTRPVGRGMGLGLSVAVGVITALGGFIDIDSQPGDTTVTLRLPLPETPAEAAPPTCQG; this is encoded by the coding sequence ATGATGCGCGCCCTGCTCGTGGATGACGAGACGGCCTTCGCCGAACTGCTGGCCGAACGATTGCGTGCGCGCGGCATTGCCGTGCGCACCGCCTATGACGCCGAATCCGCCCTGGCGTTGCTGGACGCCGGGGAAGAATTCGACGTGGCCGTGCTGGACGTGTGCCTGCCCGGCGCCAGCGGCATAGACCTGTTGCGGCGCATGAAGGCCCGCCTGCCGCTGGTCGAGGCGCTGATGCTGACCGGCTCGTCGGACGTGCGCAGCGCCGTTGAGGGCATGCGCCACGGGGCGTTCAACTACCTGCTGAAGCCCGCCGACATCGACGATCTGGTGCGCGAACTGCGCGCCGCCCACGAACGCAAGCTGCGCCAGGAAGAAAACGCCCGCATGATCGAGGCGGGCAAGCTGGCCTCCATCGGGCGGCTGGCCGAAGGCGTGGCGCACGAGATCAACAACCCCGTGAACATCATGACCAACGCGGCGGGCTGGATAGAGGACCTGCTGGACGAGCCGGACCTTGCATCCAGCCCGCACGCGGCGGAAATGCGCCGTTCCGTGGTCAAGATCAAGGCCCAGAGCCGCCGCGTGCGCGAGATAACCCGCAAGCTGCTGTTCTTCGGCAAGGGGCTGGACCCGCGCCCCGGCCCGGTGCGCATGGCCGACCTGCTGGGCGAGGCCCTGCGCCTGCTGGCCGACCGCGCCGCCGACCTGGGGGTGGCGGTGCGGCTGGACGTGCCGCCGGACACGCCCCTGCTGGTGGCCCCACCCGTGGAACTGCGCCAGGTGTTCGTGCACGTGGCGGAAAACGCGCTGGACGCGGTGGAATACGCCCAGCCCCCGTTGGCGCAGCGCGAGCTTGCCGTTACCGTGCGGGTGGAGTTTCCGCTTTCCGCAAGTTCCGCCCCCCCGGAAAGCGCCGCGTCCGCGTCTCCCTCATCTGGCCCGTCCCCCTCTTCCCCTCCATCGGGCGGCGAGATGTGCATCGCCTTTCACGACACGGGCCACGGCATCGCGTCCGAAGTGCTGCCCCACGTGTTCGAGCCGTTCTTTTCCACCCGGCCCGTTGGGCGCGGCATGGGCCTTGGCCTGTCCGTGGCCGTGGGCGTCATCACCGCCCTTGGCGGGTTCATCGACATCGACAGCCAGCCCGGCGACACCACGGTGACCCTGCGCCTGCCCCTGCCGGAAACTCCGGCGGAGGCGGCCCCGCCCACCTGTCAGGGCTAG
- a CDS encoding response regulator: MKGIKVLLVDDEENFVRTLAERMSMRDAGATVALNGEEALQMVSAGEVPDVMVLDLRMPGIDGMEVLRRVKKAYPQVQVIVLTGHGTEKDEEEARRLGAFEYHKKPVDIDILVRDIRRAFREKVEDAMVAATFAQAGDFDNARKILDEDKK; the protein is encoded by the coding sequence ATGAAGGGTATCAAGGTATTGCTGGTGGACGACGAGGAAAATTTCGTCCGCACGCTGGCCGAACGCATGTCCATGCGCGACGCCGGGGCCACCGTTGCCCTGAACGGTGAAGAAGCCCTGCAGATGGTGTCCGCCGGCGAGGTGCCCGACGTCATGGTCCTTGACCTGCGCATGCCCGGCATCGATGGCATGGAAGTGCTGCGCCGCGTCAAGAAGGCCTACCCGCAGGTGCAGGTCATCGTGCTGACCGGCCACGGCACCGAAAAGGACGAGGAAGAAGCCCGCCGCCTGGGCGCCTTCGAGTACCACAAGAAGCCCGTGGACATCGACATCCTGGTGCGCGACATCCGCCGCGCCTTCCGCGAAAAGGTCGAGGACGCCATGGTGGCCGCCACCTTTGCGCAGGCCGGCGACTTCGACAACGCCCGCAAGATCCTGGACGAAGACAAGAAGTAG
- a CDS encoding sensor histidine kinase: protein MAHDDTIHMAVPAATAGDDAAHECVGRLAASATHELQNALAVIRESAGLMQDLVSLCGEGLPHRDRLCTMLSLIQEQVARGGDLAWNLNRLAHAWEEDGEGPRDLGAVLEEFVALARRGCAMRGVELSQGDGPAVRVNAPGLPLRASLLRAVRCCLGEGLPGGPADDMAGEAARSSRPATGGALVLRAALHDGVPGVEMDFTPPGTRAASGATELSTTSADTARCMQACGAEVRQAEAAHLRFFLPCPNCTA, encoded by the coding sequence ATGGCACACGACGACACCATCCACATGGCCGTCCCCGCCGCCACGGCGGGGGATGACGCCGCCCACGAATGCGTGGGCCGCCTTGCCGCATCGGCCACGCACGAATTGCAGAACGCCTTGGCGGTGATCCGCGAATCCGCCGGGCTGATGCAGGACCTCGTGTCCCTGTGCGGCGAAGGGCTGCCCCACCGCGACCGGCTGTGCACCATGCTTTCGCTGATTCAGGAACAGGTGGCGCGCGGGGGAGACCTGGCATGGAACCTGAACCGCCTGGCCCACGCCTGGGAAGAGGACGGCGAGGGCCCCCGCGACCTTGGCGCGGTGCTGGAGGAATTCGTGGCCCTGGCCCGGCGCGGCTGCGCCATGCGCGGGGTGGAACTTTCGCAAGGGGATGGCCCGGCGGTGCGCGTGAACGCCCCCGGCCTGCCCCTGCGCGCCAGCCTGTTGCGCGCCGTGCGCTGCTGCCTGGGCGAGGGATTGCCCGGCGGCCCGGCAGACGACATGGCGGGCGAGGCCGCCCGGAGTTCCCGGCCCGCCACCGGCGGGGCGCTGGTGCTGCGCGCGGCCCTGCACGACGGTGTGCCCGGCGTGGAGATGGACTTCACCCCGCCCGGAACGCGGGCCGCTTCCGGCGCGACGGAGCTTTCCACGACCAGTGCCGACACAGCACGATGCATGCAGGCCTGCGGGGCAGAGGTGCGACAGGCTGAAGCCGCGCATTTGCGCTTTTTTCTGCCCTGCCCCAACTGCACCGCATGA
- a CDS encoding response regulator translates to MQELKVLLVDDEEEFVTTLAERLSLRGMATRIATDGEQALRAVEADPPHVVVLDLMMPGIKGTEALRRIKAGHPGVQVILLTGHGSARDGIEGMKLGAFDYLMKPLRLEDLLEKLHEAGRLAQAAQGNS, encoded by the coding sequence ATGCAGGAACTGAAGGTTCTGCTCGTGGATGACGAAGAGGAATTCGTCACGACCCTGGCCGAACGGCTGTCGCTGCGCGGCATGGCCACGCGCATCGCCACCGATGGCGAGCAGGCCCTGCGCGCCGTGGAGGCTGACCCGCCCCACGTGGTGGTGCTGGACCTGATGATGCCCGGCATCAAGGGCACCGAGGCCCTGCGCCGCATCAAGGCCGGGCACCCCGGCGTGCAGGTCATCCTGCTGACCGGGCACGGCAGCGCGCGCGACGGCATCGAGGGCATGAAGCTGGGCGCCTTCGACTACCTGATGAAGCCCCTGCGGCTGGAAGACCTGCTGGAAAAGCTGCACGAGGCGGGACGGCTGGCGCAGGCCGCCCAGGGCAACAGCTAG
- a CDS encoding PAS domain-containing sensor histidine kinase: protein MSRLERFRSLFRTALDVPEEIAPERYQALRRKITLLLTTAAVVPLLILSVINYHQYRATLTREIVTPVRGLVNKTRHSFELFLAERASTVSLISQVYTPAELADERNLNRIFRAVKGEFPGFIDLGLINENGVHASYVGPYNLKGKDYSSADWYQQTRVKGVYVSDVFMGFRRFPHIVIAVQRMTDDGHSWVLRATIDTGQFDRLIASMGLEPESDAFLVNTAGVLQTASRFYGAVLDQLPLPMPPMTYETATLETTDPAGRDVFITYTYFQHADFVLMAVKPRADIFKPWTTLRSDLILLFVTSVALILSVAFGLTDLLVRRMRASDERRIAAFVQMEHTQKLSSIGRLAAGVAHEINNPLAIINEKAGLASDLMELAKDFPERDRFRALVDAILRSVERCRSITHRLLGFSRRMDVNIEQLDVNDVLKETMSFLEQEALHRSITTSVSLDPAMPRIASDRGQLQQVFLNILNNAFAAVPDGGSVTLATWLRDPDTVGVSIKDNGKGMSDEVLRHIFEPFFTTKKTSGTGLGMFITYGIIRRLGGDIAVQSKEGAGTTVTVFLPVKAAPTATLGS from the coding sequence ATGAGCCGCCTGGAACGTTTCCGCAGCCTGTTCCGCACCGCGCTGGACGTGCCGGAAGAAATCGCGCCGGAACGCTACCAGGCCCTGCGCCGCAAGATCACCCTGCTGCTGACCACCGCCGCCGTGGTGCCGCTGCTCATCCTGTCGGTGATCAACTACCACCAGTACCGCGCCACCCTGACGCGCGAAATCGTCACCCCGGTGCGCGGGCTGGTGAACAAGACCCGCCATTCCTTCGAACTGTTCCTGGCCGAGCGCGCCTCCACCGTCAGCCTCATCTCGCAGGTGTACACCCCGGCGGAACTGGCGGACGAACGCAACCTGAACCGCATCTTCCGCGCGGTGAAGGGCGAATTTCCCGGCTTCATCGACCTTGGGCTCATCAATGAAAACGGCGTGCACGCAAGCTACGTGGGCCCGTACAACCTGAAGGGCAAGGACTACTCCAGCGCCGACTGGTACCAGCAGACGCGGGTCAAGGGCGTGTACGTCAGCGACGTGTTCATGGGCTTCCGGCGCTTTCCGCACATCGTCATCGCCGTGCAGCGCATGACCGACGACGGCCACTCGTGGGTGCTGCGCGCCACCATCGACACCGGGCAGTTCGACCGGCTCATCGCCTCCATGGGGCTGGAGCCGGAAAGCGACGCCTTTCTGGTGAACACCGCCGGGGTGCTCCAGACCGCATCGCGCTTCTACGGCGCCGTGCTGGACCAGCTGCCCCTGCCCATGCCGCCCATGACCTATGAAACGGCCACGCTGGAGACCACCGACCCCGCCGGGCGCGACGTGTTCATCACCTACACCTACTTCCAGCACGCCGACTTCGTGCTGATGGCGGTGAAGCCCCGCGCCGACATCTTCAAGCCATGGACCACCCTGCGCAGCGACCTGATACTGCTGTTCGTCACCAGCGTGGCGCTGATCCTGTCCGTGGCCTTCGGCCTGACCGACCTCCTGGTGCGGCGCATGCGCGCCAGCGACGAGCGGCGCATCGCCGCCTTCGTGCAGATGGAGCACACCCAGAAGCTGTCCTCCATCGGGCGGCTGGCCGCCGGGGTGGCGCACGAGATCAACAACCCGCTGGCCATCATCAACGAAAAGGCGGGCCTGGCCTCCGACCTCATGGAACTGGCCAAGGACTTTCCGGAGCGCGACCGCTTCCGCGCGCTGGTGGACGCCATCCTGCGCTCGGTGGAGCGCTGCCGGTCCATCACCCACCGGCTGCTGGGCTTTTCGCGCCGCATGGACGTGAACATCGAGCAGCTGGACGTCAACGACGTGCTCAAGGAAACCATGAGCTTCCTGGAGCAGGAGGCGCTGCACCGGTCCATCACCACCTCGGTCAGCCTCGACCCGGCCATGCCGCGCATCGCGTCGGACCGGGGCCAGTTGCAGCAGGTGTTCCTGAACATCCTGAACAACGCCTTCGCCGCCGTGCCGGACGGCGGGTCCGTGACGCTGGCCACCTGGCTGCGCGACCCGGACACGGTGGGCGTGTCCATCAAGGACAACGGCAAGGGCATGTCCGACGAGGTGCTTCGGCACATCTTCGAACCGTTCTTCACCACCAAGAAGACCTCGGGGACCGGCCTTGGCATGTTCATAACCTACGGCATCATCAGGCGCCTTGGCGGCGACATCGCGGTGCAGAGCAAGGAGGGCGCGGGTACCACCGTGACCGTCTTCCTGCCCGTGAAGGCCGCGCCAACGGCCACCCTCGGGAGCTAA
- a CDS encoding NifB/NifX family molybdenum-iron cluster-binding protein — MPATLLIPLYRNEVAPRFDLAGEALLVHLDADGAELSRSSVLLAHASSEELCRIALEEKVRAVICNGIDDEFWQYLRWKRIEVIDNVMGPVDEAIARFRADVLRPGDILFHRSDA, encoded by the coding sequence ATGCCTGCCACCCTGCTCATACCCCTGTACCGTAACGAGGTAGCCCCCCGCTTCGACCTGGCGGGCGAGGCCCTGCTGGTGCACCTGGACGCCGACGGCGCCGAGCTTTCCCGTTCCAGCGTGCTGCTGGCCCACGCCTCGTCCGAGGAACTGTGCCGCATCGCGCTGGAAGAAAAGGTGCGCGCGGTGATCTGCAACGGCATCGACGACGAGTTCTGGCAGTACCTGCGCTGGAAGCGCATTGAGGTCATCGACAACGTCATGGGCCCGGTGGACGAGGCCATTGCCCGGTTTCGCGCCGACGTGCTGCGCCCCGGCGACATCCTGTTCCACAGGAGCGACGCATGA
- a CDS encoding sigma-54 interaction domain-containing protein: MSTQQTGPAAPHSIRPRAGSPARHGAPPLPHVSGISPLPVDLAAMLDALPVGVALLDTDCSIRLMNRALETLTGFTTAEVRGIPCRHALRASICLHRCPLRRPLTTASGVTVATASGAHYDMMDDGELPPAQEGDILNRHRRRIPVRMSMSPLRDADGRVVGWLHAVEDLTLVRELEEKTAKGEAFGPLVGRSVAMERVFQALPAVAQNDGPLLVTGETGTGKDTLAEAVHKASSRAREPFVKASLSSLPEFLAESELFGHRKGAFPGAEENKPGRFRLAQGGTLYLTEIGDLPLSIQGRLLAFLDEGVIYPVGATEPVACDVRLVVATNRDPEQLVAEGRLREDLFRRLSAVRLHLPPLRDRGEDIEFLLNHFMGHFAARMKKTVRGCSGKALRTLLDYPFPGNVRELRNIAEYAVTLCPGETVMPAHLPAYLFQAKAEARRAERERRAGRGIPGVPDASGAPGDAQGSAQAAVDMAEPLARASVSDLERRLIADALQRTGNRRGEAAELLGWGRSTLWRKMKQYGMC, translated from the coding sequence GTGTCCACGCAGCAGACAGGCCCAGCAGCCCCGCACAGCATCCGGCCCCGCGCCGGGTCGCCCGCACGTCACGGCGCGCCGCCGCTGCCGCACGTGTCGGGCATCTCGCCCCTGCCGGTGGACCTGGCGGCCATGCTGGACGCCCTGCCCGTGGGCGTGGCCCTGCTGGACACCGACTGTTCCATCCGCCTGATGAACCGCGCGCTGGAAACCCTGACCGGGTTCACCACGGCGGAAGTGCGCGGCATACCCTGCCGCCACGCCCTGCGCGCCAGCATCTGCCTGCACCGCTGTCCGCTGCGCCGCCCGCTGACCACCGCATCGGGGGTTACCGTGGCCACGGCGTCGGGCGCGCATTACGACATGATGGACGACGGCGAACTGCCCCCCGCGCAGGAAGGCGACATCCTGAACCGCCATCGCCGCCGCATCCCGGTGCGCATGAGCATGTCCCCCCTGCGCGATGCCGATGGCCGCGTGGTGGGCTGGCTGCACGCCGTGGAAGACCTGACGCTGGTGCGCGAGCTTGAGGAAAAGACCGCCAAGGGCGAGGCCTTCGGGCCGCTGGTGGGACGCAGCGTGGCCATGGAACGGGTGTTCCAGGCCCTGCCCGCCGTGGCACAGAATGACGGCCCCCTGCTGGTCACCGGCGAGACGGGCACCGGCAAGGACACCCTGGCCGAGGCCGTGCACAAGGCGTCATCCCGCGCCCGCGAGCCGTTCGTGAAGGCCAGCCTGTCGTCCCTGCCCGAATTTCTGGCCGAATCGGAGCTGTTCGGCCACCGCAAGGGCGCCTTCCCCGGCGCGGAAGAGAACAAGCCGGGCCGGTTCCGCCTGGCCCAGGGCGGCACGCTGTACCTCACCGAGATCGGCGATTTGCCCCTGTCCATCCAGGGCCGCCTGCTGGCCTTCCTGGACGAGGGGGTCATCTACCCCGTGGGCGCCACAGAGCCCGTGGCGTGCGACGTGCGCCTGGTGGTGGCCACCAACCGCGACCCGGAACAGCTGGTGGCCGAAGGCCGCCTGCGCGAGGACCTGTTCCGCCGCCTGTCCGCCGTGCGCCTGCACCTGCCCCCCCTGCGCGACCGGGGCGAGGACATCGAATTTCTGCTCAACCATTTCATGGGGCATTTTGCCGCGCGGATGAAAAAGACCGTGCGCGGCTGCTCGGGCAAGGCCCTGCGCACCCTGCTGGACTACCCCTTCCCGGGCAACGTGCGCGAGTTGCGCAACATCGCCGAATACGCCGTCACCCTGTGCCCCGGTGAAACGGTGATGCCCGCGCACCTGCCCGCGTATCTTTTCCAGGCCAAGGCAGAAGCCCGCCGCGCCGAGCGCGAGCGCAGGGCCGGGCGCGGCATTCCCGGCGTGCCAGACGCCTCCGGCGCGCCCGGTGACGCGCAGGGTTCCGCGCAGGCCGCCGTCGACATGGCCGAGCCACTGGCCCGGGCCAGCGTCAGCGACCTGGAACGCCGCCTCATCGCGGACGCCCTGCAACGCACCGGCAACCGCCGGGGCGAGGCCGCGGAACTTCTGGGCTGGGGCCGTTCCACCCTGTGGCGCAAGATGAAACAGTACGGGATGTGCTGA
- a CDS encoding DUF1634 domain-containing protein, with translation MSNQSVKASPEQVTYANLLYYGCWGSLAIMIVTYLIYVLGILPPHIPLDVITQLWSQRVGVYLAQGNVPTGWGWATLILQGDFLNFIGIVLLAGMTIICYLTLIPAFLKKKEPLMAGIAVLEVIVLTVAASGIFGSGGH, from the coding sequence ATGTCCAATCAGTCCGTCAAGGCGTCTCCGGAACAGGTGACCTACGCCAACCTGCTCTATTACGGCTGCTGGGGTTCGCTGGCCATCATGATCGTCACCTACCTCATCTACGTGCTGGGCATCCTGCCCCCGCACATTCCGCTGGACGTCATCACCCAGCTGTGGAGCCAGCGCGTGGGCGTGTACCTGGCCCAGGGCAACGTGCCCACCGGCTGGGGCTGGGCCACCCTGATCCTGCAGGGCGACTTCCTGAACTTCATCGGCATCGTGCTGCTCGCGGGCATGACCATCATCTGCTACCTGACGCTGATCCCCGCCTTCCTCAAGAAGAAGGAACCGCTGATGGCAGGCATCGCCGTGCTGGAAGTCATCGTGCTTACCGTGGCGGCGTCGGGCATCTTCGGCTCCGGCGGCCACTAG
- a CDS encoding sulfite exporter TauE/SafE family protein, with protein MNTATKVRFWGPAVLAVLLVLCWALPALASGGDVASTVAAAMPADGHPWWFWPTALLFFCFILGIIAVLAGVGGGVLFVPLVSGFFPFHLDFVRGAGLLVALAGALAAGPGLLKRNLASLRLALPVALIASACSIVGAMVGLALPTNVVQICLGGTILFIAVLLLVSKNTVRPEVKKQDAISVALGMDGVFIEPSTGEVIDWKTHRTLPGLLLFIVIGLMAGMFGLGAGWANVPVLNLLMGVPLKVAVGTSKFLLSITDTSAAWVYLNQGCVIPLMAIPSIIGLMLGSFVGVRLLAVAKPKFIRYMVIGVLLFSGGKALLKGLGI; from the coding sequence ATGAACACCGCTACCAAAGTCAGGTTCTGGGGCCCGGCGGTCCTTGCGGTCCTGCTCGTGCTGTGCTGGGCCCTTCCCGCGCTGGCATCTGGGGGCGACGTCGCCTCCACCGTCGCCGCAGCCATGCCGGCGGACGGCCATCCGTGGTGGTTCTGGCCCACGGCGCTGCTGTTCTTCTGTTTCATTCTCGGCATCATCGCCGTGCTTGCGGGCGTGGGCGGCGGCGTGCTGTTCGTGCCGCTGGTCAGCGGGTTCTTTCCGTTCCACCTCGACTTCGTGCGCGGCGCGGGCCTGCTGGTGGCCCTGGCGGGCGCGCTGGCGGCTGGTCCCGGCCTGCTGAAGCGCAACCTGGCCAGCCTGCGCCTGGCCCTGCCGGTGGCGCTCATCGCCTCGGCCTGCTCCATCGTGGGGGCCATGGTCGGCCTGGCCCTGCCCACCAACGTGGTGCAGATCTGCCTTGGCGGCACCATCCTGTTCATTGCCGTGCTGCTGCTGGTGTCCAAGAACACCGTGCGACCCGAAGTGAAGAAGCAGGACGCCATCAGCGTTGCCCTCGGCATGGACGGCGTGTTCATCGAACCCTCCACCGGCGAGGTCATCGACTGGAAGACCCACCGTACCCTGCCGGGCCTGCTGCTGTTCATCGTCATCGGCCTGATGGCGGGCATGTTCGGCCTGGGCGCCGGGTGGGCCAACGTGCCGGTGCTCAACCTGCTCATGGGCGTGCCGCTGAAGGTGGCCGTGGGCACCTCCAAGTTCCTGCTGTCCATCACCGACACCTCGGCCGCCTGGGTGTACCTGAACCAGGGCTGCGTCATCCCGCTGATGGCCATCCCCTCCATCATCGGCCTGATGCTGGGCTCGTTCGTGGGCGTGCGCCTGCTGGCCGTGGCCAAGCCCAAGTTCATCCGCTACATGGTCATCGGCGTGCTGCTGTTCTCTGGCGGCAAGGCGCTGCTCAAGGGCCTCGGCATCTAG